GTGCTCGAGGGGCTGGTCTATCATCTGGTACCCGCGGCCGGCCCGCCGCCGCGCGGCGCGGTGGCGGCGGCGATCGCGTGGTTGCGCACGGAGGCGGCGGCCGGGCGCTGATGTGCCCGGCGCCCGGTATCAATGCGTGCCGGCGCGCTGGATCACGCTGGCGCGGGCCGTGGCGGCGCGTGCGACCGCGGTCGTCCGGCATTCCGCCACTTCGCGATAGCGCCACAGCGGGGCGCCGCTCTCTTCCCGGCACAGCCGGCGCGCGGTGATGTCGATGCGGCGATCGAGCTGCGCCCGACCCTCCGGCCGGGAAAGGTCGAGGTCATTGGTGTGCACGATCGCCGAACGCTCGGCCGGTTCGGCGTGGAGCGGCGGATGCGCCAGCAGCAGCGCGATCAGGCCGGTGGCGGCGGTCAGCGAGGCGATCGGGCGGATCGTCGCGGCGGTATGAAACATGGCAAGGCACCTGAGCAATTGTCGTTGCCGGTGCCAATCGCTCGTTCTTGCTACGGGATCGCAACAACGAAGAGTTGCTCAGGTTACGAATGCAAATCGCCGGAGGCACGCCTTTGCGCCATCAGGCGCAGATCAGACCTTGCCGGCGTAGATCATCCGGCCCGGCCCCAGCAGGCCGATCACCTGCGAGATCAGGTGCGGCGCCACCGCGAAGCAGCCCTCGCTGCGGCCGGCCTTGCCCCAGCTCGAGACATGCGATTCGCTGACATAGTCGGCGCCGTGGACGACGATCGCGCGCGCTTCCGCATTGTTGTTGGAATAATCGAGCCCGTCCAGCCGCATCGAGACGCCATGCTTGCCATAATAGATGGCGCCGGTGCGATAGGTGCCCTCGCTGGTGGCCAGTGAATTGGGCTGGTTGGAAAAGCTTTGCAGGAAGCCCGAATGGCTCGGGTCCGATCCGCGGCCGTGCGCGACCAGATAGGAACTGGTCTGCCCGCTGATCAGGTCGACGATGTGAAAGCGGTGCTCGCGCGACGCCGCGTTGAAATCGGCGAGCGCGACGCGGTCCCGAAGCTGGAAGGCGCGGCCGTGGGTATCCATCGCGGCGCGGGCGCGATCGAGCAGGCGGGCGAAGGGGAGCTTGTCGAGCTGCGCGGCGGGCCCCGGCGTCGCGGGGACGGGCACCGGAACCGGCAGCCGGCCCAGCGGCGCGAGCACCGTTGGCGGCAATGCCACCGGTGCACCGGCGGCGCGCAGGGTCGATGACGGAATGATGGCAAGCCCGAGCCCCGAAACGGCCTGCCTCACGAATGTGCGGCGATCCATGTCGGGAATTTAACCCGGCTGGGCAGGATTTTAAACCCGGTGCTTAGGGGTTGGGGGCAGCATCGTTCCTCTCTTCGCCCGGCGGATAGGGCGTTTCGCCGCCATCGTCGTCGGGGAGGCGCGTCGTAAGGCCGGTCGCGTCCGCATCCTCGCGCATCTGTTCGTCGTCGCTCACCACCGGCGGCGGTGCGGGCGGGGGCAGGACCTCGGCGGTGTTGGTCTCTTCCTCCTCGACCTCGTTGATCACCGGGATGTTGACCGGTTCCTCGACGACCGGCGACTCCGACACGTCATTGCCGTCGAGCTCGGCGTCGGGACCCGAACCGCCACAGCCGGCGAGGGCGAGGGCGCCGGCAAGCGCCAGCAGCGGAAGCGAAACGCGCATGGATCTTACTCCTTGGAAGCGGTGACGACGGCCTGGGCGCGCCGGGTGGAGGCGTCGATCTTCGACGCCAGCAGCTTGTCCCACCCATAGGGATCGTCACGGAAGTTCATCGTGCTGTTGCCGCTGGCAAACGCCGTCCAGTAGAGCAGATAGACCGCGACCTGCTTGGGCAGCTGCACGCGCTGCGTCTTGCCGGTGTCGATCAGGGTCTGCACCTGGCCGTTCAGCGCCGGATCGGCCTGCACCATCAGTTCGGCCAGCGGCACCGGCTTTTCGAGGCGGACGCAGCCATGGCTCGCCAACCGGTCATAGCTCGAGAATTTGGCGCGTGCCGGCGTGTCGTGAAGATAGACCGCGAACGGATTGTCGAAATCGAACTTCAGCCGGCCAAGCGCGCTGTTGGGCCCGGCGGGCTGGACGATGCGTTCGCCGCCGCCCGGTGTCTTGACGATCTTGTAGCCCTGCGCAGCGAGCGCGGCGCGGCCCTTGGGCCACAATTCGCGCTTGGCGATCGAGGACGGCACGTTCCACGGCGGATTGACCACGATCGAATGGATGTTGGAAACCAGCATCGGCGTTTCGTTGCCGGGGCTGCCGGTGACCGCGCGCATCGAGGTGACGGGCTGGTCGCCCTCGAACAGGGTCAGCACCGCGGCGGCGATGTTCACCTGCACGCGATTGACCGGCAGGTCGCGCGGCAGCCAGCGCCAGCGCTCCATATTCGCCATGATCGCGGCGATGCGATCGCCGACCGGCACGTTGAGCGCGGCCACCGTGCGCGGGCCGAGCTGGCCGGTCGGCTCGAGCCCGTAGCGGCGCTGCGCGCGCTGGACGGCGTCGGTCAGCGGTTCGCCGTCGGTGACGGTGCTGTCTTCCACGCGCAGCCGCGCGCGGACGTCGGCATCGGCGGACTTGGCGGTGACCGCCTTCCAGCCGCCCTCGTCGCGAATCCGCTCATAAGCGGCGAGGCCCTTGCGGAGCCCTTCATAGCCGGCGTAGCGCGGGGTGAGGCCATTGGCCCACTGGCGCAGCCGATCGTCCTTCACCGCGGCGGCGAAGCCGGGGAGCGGATCATAGGCTTCCGGGCGCAGCGCCCACACTTCGAGGAAATCGGCGGTATCGATCCGGCCGCGATGGAGCGCGCTCGCGCGGTCGAGCGCGGCGCGCGCCAGCGCATCGCCCTTCAGGCTCACGGGCTTGGCCATGGTGCCGCTGGTCAGCCCCTGTTCGGCGCCTTCGGCCAGCCATTCCCGCAGGAAATCGGCCTGCGCGTCGCTGAGCTTCGGCAGCGGCTGCGCGGCCGGCGGCAAGGCCGGCTGCGGCGCGATGGGGGTGGGGAGGGGGGCCGGCAGCGTTTCATACTGCAGGGTCGGCGGGGATGTCTGCGCGGCAAGGGGCAGCGGCAGGGCGGCCAGCAGTGCCGGCAGAACGATGAGACGACGCGATACCATGCCGCCTGCTCTACTGCCCGCGCGGGCGGGGTTCAAATGCCATTTTTCATAGGGGGAAAGGAACCAAAGGGCTTTTGTGCCCGCCGTCACTGACCGCCGCCGCGCGGTGCGGCACGCTGGCGCCGCAATCAATGGAGGCGGGCGATGGCGGTGCTGCGGGACATTCCCTATGGCAATTTCAACTTCCTGGTCGATCTGGGCGACGGCAATACCGAGGGGGCCCAGGCCGGGTTCAGCGAGGTTTCCGGCCTGTCGATGACGGTGGAGGTGATCGAATATCGCCTCGGCAACATGGCCGAATCCGGGGCGATGAAGATACCGGGCCGGGCGCATTATGGCGACGTCACGCTGAAGCGCGGCATCATCGGCAGCCTCAACCTGTTCCAGTGGATCGATCAGGTTCGCAACGGCGATATCGCCGCGCGCCGCACGGTGACGATCAGCCTGCTCTCGGAAGACCGAACCGCGCCGGTGACGACGTGGAAGCTGCGCCGCGCCTGGCCGGTGCGCTTCGCCGCCGCGCCGCTGGTCGCCGCCTCCCGCGAGATCGCGATCGAGGAGCTGGTGCTGGCGCACGAGCGGCTCGAACTCGAATGAGCGGGGCGCAGCCGCTGGCGGCGTCGCGCTTCGTCGTCGCGATCGACGGGCTTGGCGAGGATGCCGGCTTCTCCGCCGTCACCCTGCCGCCTTTGCCCACCGTGCCCGCCGAACGCGGGGCGGCGGCGGGGCGGGTGGTGCTGCGGCGGCCGGCGACCGCCGATGGCCGGCTGATCGGCTGGTGGCAGGCCGAACGCGCCAAGCCCGGCAGCGGACGGCGCGACATTGCCATCATCCTGCTCGATGGCGCGGGCCGGCCGGCATTGCGCTGGCAGGTCAAGGGCGCGCGCCCGGTGTTGCTGACCCACGGCGCGCTCGATGCGGACAACGCCGAGGTGCTGAGCGAAACGCTGGAACTGACGTTCGAGGGGATCGAGATCGAGCTGGGTAGGAGGCTGAACTGAACGCAACCCCGGCCGCGTCGCCTACTCCGCCACCGGCGCGGCGCGAACCTGGTCCCGTCCGGCGAGCTTGGCGGTGTAGAGCGCCGAATCCGCCAGCCGCATCGCGGATTCGAGGTTGTCGGGATCGTTCACCGTCGCCAGCCCGCAGGAGAAGGTCAGCGGTTCACCGTCGAGCATCACCAGCGGCGAGCTGCGCATGCGGTGGCGGAGGCGGTCGAGCGCCTGGCGCGCGCGATCGGGCGCGATGTCGAACATCATCACCACGAATTCCTCGCCGCCCCAGCGGCCGACGACATCGGCCTCGCGCAGATTCTCGGTCAGGCAATCGCCGAAATCCTGCAGCACGCGATCGCCCTCGGCCATGCCGTAGCGCTCGTTGACCAGCCGGAAATAATCGAGGTCGAGCAGCGCCACCGCAGCCTTGCGGCCGGCCATCAGCCGGATCGAGGCGGCGCCGATGAAGCCGCGGCGGTTGAACAGGCCGGTCAGCAGGTCGCGCGCCGCCTCGTCGGTGAGCTGGTCGATCCGCGCCGCGGTGGCCGCGGCGGCCATGCCGACACCGGCGAGCAGTTGCCCGGCGAGATCCTTTCCGCCTGCCGGTACCGCATCCACGCGCTTGCCAGCCTGCACCGCGCTCAGCAGCACGGTGGCATGGCGGATCGGTGCAAGAAGCGCACCCAGCGCCGCGATTGCAATGACCGTACCCGCCAGCGTCGCCAGCAGGAGCGGCATGAAGATCTCGAGATGCCATTCGCCGCGTGCCGCCTCTGCCACGAGGAAGGCGACCAGCGGCAGATGTACGGATGCGAAGCAGATCACGAAGATACGCAGATGGTAACTGCGCGGGAACAGGAAGCGGGTCGCGTGATAAAAACGCATCGGCGTCGCATTCTGCAATGAGCGGGCGTGGCAGACGGGGATAGTCGCTTGATACTGCACTGCAACAAGAATGTCATGCCATTATGGACCGAATTCGTCTGGACGGATTTTTGCGGATGGACGCAATTCGCTGGATTCGCGCGGTTTCGGCGACGGACTCGGGGATCGGCACGGCTTGTAACGGGAGCGGGGGCACAATAGCACGAGGGGGGCGGCTCACGGCCGCGGGGGGACCGGATTTCATGACGCTGCTTGCCGCGCTGTTGCGCGCATCGATAATGATTGGACTGCCGCTGGCGGGTATCGCCGGGATGGCGCCGGTTCACGCGCAGGCGCCTACACCCGCCGACGGCCAGCCGGCGCGCATCGCCAAGGGCGATATCCCGGCCTGGCTTGCCGAGCGCGCGCTGCCGGAGCCGACCGCG
The window above is part of the Sphingomonas sanxanigenens DSM 19645 = NX02 genome. Proteins encoded here:
- a CDS encoding UrcA family protein; this translates as MFHTAATIRPIASLTAATGLIALLLAHPPLHAEPAERSAIVHTNDLDLSRPEGRAQLDRRIDITARRLCREESGAPLWRYREVAECRTTAVARAATARASVIQRAGTH
- a CDS encoding murein L,D-transpeptidase catalytic domain family protein, which translates into the protein MDRRTFVRQAVSGLGLAIIPSSTLRAAGAPVALPPTVLAPLGRLPVPVPVPATPGPAAQLDKLPFARLLDRARAAMDTHGRAFQLRDRVALADFNAASREHRFHIVDLISGQTSSYLVAHGRGSDPSHSGFLQSFSNQPNSLATSEGTYRTGAIYYGKHGVSMRLDGLDYSNNNAEARAIVVHGADYVSESHVSSWGKAGRSEGCFAVAPHLISQVIGLLGPGRMIYAGKV
- a CDS encoding L,D-transpeptidase family protein codes for the protein MVSRRLIVLPALLAALPLPLAAQTSPPTLQYETLPAPLPTPIAPQPALPPAAQPLPKLSDAQADFLREWLAEGAEQGLTSGTMAKPVSLKGDALARAALDRASALHRGRIDTADFLEVWALRPEAYDPLPGFAAAVKDDRLRQWANGLTPRYAGYEGLRKGLAAYERIRDEGGWKAVTAKSADADVRARLRVEDSTVTDGEPLTDAVQRAQRRYGLEPTGQLGPRTVAALNVPVGDRIAAIMANMERWRWLPRDLPVNRVQVNIAAAVLTLFEGDQPVTSMRAVTGSPGNETPMLVSNIHSIVVNPPWNVPSSIAKRELWPKGRAALAAQGYKIVKTPGGGERIVQPAGPNSALGRLKFDFDNPFAVYLHDTPARAKFSSYDRLASHGCVRLEKPVPLAELMVQADPALNGQVQTLIDTGKTQRVQLPKQVAVYLLYWTAFASGNSTMNFRDDPYGWDKLLASKIDASTRRAQAVVTASKE
- a CDS encoding phage tail protein, with protein sequence MAVLRDIPYGNFNFLVDLGDGNTEGAQAGFSEVSGLSMTVEVIEYRLGNMAESGAMKIPGRAHYGDVTLKRGIIGSLNLFQWIDQVRNGDIAARRTVTISLLSEDRTAPVTTWKLRRAWPVRFAAAPLVAASREIAIEELVLAHERLELE
- a CDS encoding phage tail protein — protein: MSGAQPLAASRFVVAIDGLGEDAGFSAVTLPPLPTVPAERGAAAGRVVLRRPATADGRLIGWWQAERAKPGSGRRDIAIILLDGAGRPALRWQVKGARPVLLTHGALDADNAEVLSETLELTFEGIEIELGRRLN
- a CDS encoding GGDEF domain-containing protein, yielding MRFYHATRFLFPRSYHLRIFVICFASVHLPLVAFLVAEAARGEWHLEIFMPLLLATLAGTVIAIAALGALLAPIRHATVLLSAVQAGKRVDAVPAGGKDLAGQLLAGVGMAAAATAARIDQLTDEAARDLLTGLFNRRGFIGAASIRLMAGRKAAVALLDLDYFRLVNERYGMAEGDRVLQDFGDCLTENLREADVVGRWGGEEFVVMMFDIAPDRARQALDRLRHRMRSSPLVMLDGEPLTFSCGLATVNDPDNLESAMRLADSALYTAKLAGRDQVRAAPVAE